The Anoplopoma fimbria isolate UVic2021 breed Golden Eagle Sablefish chromosome 20, Afim_UVic_2022, whole genome shotgun sequence genome includes a window with the following:
- the srsf10a gene encoding serine/arginine-rich splicing factor 10: MARYLRPPNSSLFVRNIADDSRPEDLRREFGRYGPIVDVYIPLDFYTRRGRGFAYIQFEDVRDAEDALHNLDHKWVCGRQIEIQFAQGDRKTPNQMKTKERHSPRSSSRHDDDRDSRRRRSRSRSYERRRSRSPSNGRRPRRSESPRESRSYSRHRRSRSHENEKYRGPPRDHHRPHREPGPRNHSASRSPSPSRPVPKGKKSQSRSHSPGEAYHPASSSQKPPVGRSPSRSYSRSMSRSRSRSRSWAGRKSGGH, from the exons GCCAGAGGATTTACGACGTGAATTTGGTCGTTATGGGCCTATAGTAGATGTCTACATTCCACTTGACTTCTATACACGACGAGGAAGAGGATTTGCTTACATTCA GTTTGAAGACGTCCGTGATGCAGAGGACGCTCTTCACAACCTGGACCACAAATGGGTTTGTGGGCGTCAGATCGAGATCCAGTTCGCCCAGGGGGACAGAAAGA CTCCTAACCAGATGAAGACCAAGGAGCGCCATTCCCCTCGCAGTTCCTCCCGCCACGACGACGATCGGGATAGCCGCCGGAGACGGTCCAGGAGCCGCAGCTATGAGCGCCGCAGGTCACGGAGCCCCTCCAACGGGCGCCGCCCACGGAGGTCTGAAAGCCCCAGAGA ATCTCGGTCCTACAGTCGACACAGACGGAGCAGAagccatgaaaatgaaaa GTACAGAGGTCCTCCTCGGGACCACCACAGGCCACACCGTGAACCAGGCCCACGTAACCACTCTGCGTCCCGCTCCCCTTCACCCTCCAGACCCGTGCCCAAAGGTAAAAAGAGCCAGTCCAGGTCCCACAGCCCGGGCGAAGCTTACCACCCAGCCTCCAGTTCCCAGAAACCGCCCGTTGGACGATCCCCATCCCGCTCCTACTCTAGATCCATGTCCCGGTCACGATCCCGCTCCAGGTCCTGGGCTGGACGCAAGTCTGGAGGCCACTGA